The window CGGGAAAACATCAGCATAAATCCGGCCAACAGCGACCCGAGCGTCTGGCGGGCCGCCATTCCGACCACGATGCCGAGGAACCCGGCACCGACCAGCAGGCCGGTGAGGTCGACTTTCCAAAATCCGAGGACAGCCGCAAATGCGACGACGTACACCGATACCTGCGCGACACGAATCATCACTTGCGTCTGATGTTTGGAGAACACATCTCGTTGACCGGTCATGCGCTCGATGGCTTGTTTGATAATTCCCGCGGCGATGTAAGCCACAGCGAGTGTTACGACCGTTAACGTGACTTTAACACCTGCCCATTCATCCATCAAGCTTCTTAACAATTTCTCCCAATCTGCAGTGAAGATGATCGTCGTATCGACCACTTTCCAGAGGAACAGCATCGTCACACCTGCGAGAACGAGAAATATAGCGAGGGAACCAACCACGATTACGTTTGCTAGCGCATCCGGCATCCTCTCCTGCAAGTGCGGACGAACGCGCCACGCGATGAGGAGACCCGCGAGTACGGAGAACACGACGAAGGCGGTAATGAGCACCCGTACATCAAGCCATGATAGCCGGCCTACCTGCCGGAAGAGTTCTTGCGCCATCAACCACCACCTCGACCGAACTCATCCGCAACCCCTGCCATCGCCGCGAACTGTGCGGGGGTGACGTTTCCGGCGCGCTTTCTGAGGATGTCGTCAGTCAACACGTCCGGTTCCGGCTCTTCGAGCGCGTCCACGACCGCGTCGGCGTCGTCCAGTCCCGAGATGTGCGCCGTGTTGCGGATCGCGTTTCGAATCGTCTTCCGACGCTGGGTGAAGACGGCCTTCACGAAGTCCAGGAAAAACGCCTCGTCGTCCACCTCGTAATCGGGATCCCGCGGCGTCGTGCGCACGATCGCGCTCGACACCTCCGGCGCGGGCGAAAACGCCTCGCGGGGAACGACCTCGACGACTTCCACGTCGGCGTAGTGCTGCGCCGTGACGGAGAGTCGCCCGTAGTCGTCGGTTCCGGACTCACCAGCCATGCGCTCCGCGAACTCCCGTTGGAACATGAGTATCGTCGGCTTTCCAAGCGGAAGCAGTCGGAACGTGATCTCGCTGGAGATTCCGTACGGAAGGTTGGCGACGCAGGCGGTGAAATCGGGAAGGTCTACACTTAGTGCGTCCCCCTCTACGACGGTCAACCGTCCCGTCCGGCAGTCCTCGGCGAACTCCCGTCGGAGGAAGTCAGCGAACTTCGGGTCCCGTTCGACCACCGTTACGCGGTCCGCAGTCGCCAGTAGTCGGTCGGTCAGAACACCCGGTCCGCCCCCTATTTCGAGGACGTGCGTGAGATCCATCTCCTCGGCGTACTCCGGAATTCGGTCAACGACTCGGTCGTCGATGAGGAAATGTTGGTCGCTGTTCGGGTCGGCCCGGACGCCTGCCCTTCGAATCAGACCGTCTGGGTCTCTCGTTCCGTGTTCCTCACGTGGCGAACGTCCCATCGTTATACTGGCTTACCGGAGCGAGTGGCGTAAACCCACCGAGTCAGGATGGGTCCGACCAGCGCACGTACTACATCAACGACGCTACCGACGGAACGAAGGGAGCCTCGGCTATGCCTCGATGCAATTCACCCCAGTACGATACGGGGAGTGTTCGCCACGGCCGCGACTACGCGGGGTGACCGAGTCACTCGCGTCGGGCGAACGTCCGATATTTCAGGTCGTCTTCGCGTATCTCCTCGAGTATCCGTTCGACCAGCACGCCTTCCGGGTCGTGCAGTCCTGCGACACGTTCCTCGAGGTCGTCGAAGCTCTCGAAGGGTTGACGCTTGCGCGCTTCGAGCACGTTGTTACGTAGTTTCTTCCCGATGCCCGGAAGCAGGTTCAGCTGGTGGAGTCGGAGGGTGATCGGCTGGGCATCGTTGTAGAAATCCACGAACCGCTTTTCGTTACGTTCGACGATATCGACTACGGCGTGTTCGAGTTCCGACTGGGCGGCGGAGGTAAGGTCGCCGTACCCGACTTCGTGGAGCTCATCGATGTTTTCGCGGGCTTCCGGCGGCTCGACTGGAATGCTGTCGCCGATACCGACGCTCGTTTCCTTTTCGAGTGTGAGTTCGAGGAGATGGAAGTCCGATTCGGTCAACGCATAGGCGACCGGTTCCTTCTGGTACTGGGGACGATCATCTTCCGCCCGTCCGTGGGGGAGAAAGTCGAGCACCACAGCCACTGCTTCGCGGCCACTCTCGGATTCACTCATTGCCCGACAGTACGGCGACGAGTAACTTAAAGAATCGGTGAAGTCACTCGTACTTCGCGACGACGTTCAGGATTTCGTCCAACTCGTCGCCCGAAAGCGCGAAGCGTTGCTGAGCGTAGATCGCACGCAGTTCGTCGCGGTCTTTCGGCAGGAGGTCCGTGATTTTGTACGCCGTTGGTTCGTCCACCTTTTCGAGTTCGAGCAGTTCACCGACCAGATCGCGGGACTCCTCTTCGTCGAGGGCCGCAAATCGATTTACGTGCTCGATGGCTCGGGAGAGGTTGTACGGCATCTCACGGCTTTCGTCCAGTGCGCGATCTCGCTCGATTTCCGCGAGCAGTTCCTTGGCTTCTGCCGTAGTGAGATAATCCT of the Haladaptatus caseinilyticus genome contains:
- a CDS encoding mechanosensitive ion channel family protein; this translates as MAQELFRQVGRLSWLDVRVLITAFVVFSVLAGLLIAWRVRPHLQERMPDALANVIVVGSLAIFLVLAGVTMLFLWKVVDTTIIFTADWEKLLRSLMDEWAGVKVTLTVVTLAVAYIAAGIIKQAIERMTGQRDVFSKHQTQVMIRVAQVSVYVVAFAAVLGFWKVDLTGLLVGAGFLGIVVGMAARQTLGSLLAGFMLMFSRPFEIGDWVEIEEREGIVTDISIVNTRIQTFDGEFVMIPNEVVGGSTITNRSRKGRLRLEIDVGVDYDVDVERAAELAESAMSEVDDALTVPSPEVVTKEFGDSAIVLGLRFWIDKPSARRKWRARTKVMGAVKDAFEQEGIKIPFPQRELAGRQETGGFQVARTRQRELGPTADGGEDIGSQSIDGRGESDDGDEK
- a CDS encoding 16S ribosomal RNA methyltransferase A, with the translated sequence MGRSPREEHGTRDPDGLIRRAGVRADPNSDQHFLIDDRVVDRIPEYAEEMDLTHVLEIGGGPGVLTDRLLATADRVTVVERDPKFADFLRREFAEDCRTGRLTVVEGDALSVDLPDFTACVANLPYGISSEITFRLLPLGKPTILMFQREFAERMAGESGTDDYGRLSVTAQHYADVEVVEVVPREAFSPAPEVSSAIVRTTPRDPDYEVDDEAFFLDFVKAVFTQRRKTIRNAIRNTAHISGLDDADAVVDALEEPEPDVLTDDILRKRAGNVTPAQFAAMAGVADEFGRGGG
- a CDS encoding DUF655 domain-containing protein, with amino-acid sequence MSESESGREAVAVVLDFLPHGRAEDDRPQYQKEPVAYALTESDFHLLELTLEKETSVGIGDSIPVEPPEARENIDELHEVGYGDLTSAAQSELEHAVVDIVERNEKRFVDFYNDAQPITLRLHQLNLLPGIGKKLRNNVLEARKRQPFESFDDLEERVAGLHDPEGVLVERILEEIREDDLKYRTFARRE
- a CDS encoding RNA polymerase Rpb4 family protein translates to MTIFKEKLSEDYLTTAEAKELLAEIERDRALDESREMPYNLSRAIEHVNRFAALDEEESRDLVGELLELEKVDEPTAYKITDLLPKDRDELRAIYAQQRFALSGDELDEILNVVAKYE